One part of the Micrococcus sp. 2A genome encodes these proteins:
- the dnaB gene encoding replicative DNA helicase, producing the protein MTDNYGDSGSYDGGRSTERFLPPQDLEAERSVLGGMMLSKDAIADVVELLRGHDFYRPSHEMIYEAIIDLYGRGEPADAVTVADLLNKRQELSRVGGPAVLHELIQSVPTAANANFYAAIVAEKAILRRLVGAGTKITQLGYQGDGEVEEIVNEAQSEIYKVAENRQSEDYVQLSEIMEHAVDEIEAAGNQGEGLTGVPTDFYDFDELTQGLHGGQMIVIAARPAVGKSTLALDFARAAAIHHNMATVFFSLEMGKNEIAMRLLSAEATIALQDLRKGTIRDDQWSKIAATVGRLNEAPFFIDDSPNMTMMEIRAKCRRLKQKNNLKMVVLDYLQLMSSGKKVESRQQEVAEFSRALKLLAKELDVPVIALSQLNRGSEQRTDKRPQVSDLRESGSIEQDADMVILLHREDVYDKESPRAGEADLIVAKHRNGPTKTIVVGFQGHYSRFSNLAQDGGGGGGF; encoded by the coding sequence GTGACGGACAACTACGGAGACTCGGGCTCCTACGACGGCGGCCGTTCCACCGAGCGGTTCCTCCCGCCCCAGGACCTGGAGGCGGAGCGCTCGGTGCTGGGCGGCATGATGCTCTCCAAGGACGCGATCGCGGACGTGGTGGAGCTGCTGCGCGGCCATGACTTCTACCGCCCCAGCCACGAGATGATCTATGAGGCGATCATCGACCTCTACGGCCGCGGCGAGCCCGCCGACGCCGTCACCGTGGCGGACCTGCTGAACAAGCGCCAGGAGCTGAGCCGCGTGGGCGGCCCCGCCGTGCTCCACGAGCTCATCCAGTCCGTGCCGACGGCAGCCAACGCCAACTTCTACGCGGCGATCGTGGCCGAGAAAGCCATCCTGCGGCGCCTGGTGGGCGCCGGCACCAAGATCACGCAGCTGGGCTACCAGGGCGACGGCGAGGTCGAGGAGATCGTCAACGAGGCCCAGTCCGAGATCTACAAGGTGGCGGAGAACCGCCAGTCCGAGGACTACGTCCAGCTCTCCGAGATCATGGAGCACGCGGTCGACGAGATCGAGGCCGCGGGCAACCAGGGCGAGGGCCTGACGGGCGTCCCCACCGACTTCTACGACTTCGACGAGCTGACGCAGGGCCTGCACGGCGGGCAGATGATCGTGATCGCGGCGCGCCCCGCCGTCGGCAAGTCCACGCTGGCGCTGGACTTCGCGCGGGCCGCGGCCATCCACCACAACATGGCCACCGTGTTCTTCAGCCTCGAGATGGGCAAGAACGAGATCGCCATGAGGCTCTTGAGCGCCGAGGCGACGATCGCGCTGCAGGACCTGCGCAAGGGCACCATCCGGGATGACCAGTGGTCCAAGATCGCCGCGACCGTGGGGCGGCTGAACGAGGCCCCGTTCTTCATCGACGACTCCCCGAACATGACCATGATGGAGATCCGCGCCAAGTGCCGGCGGCTCAAGCAGAAGAACAACCTCAAGATGGTGGTGCTCGACTACCTGCAGCTCATGAGCTCGGGCAAGAAGGTCGAGTCCCGTCAGCAGGAGGTCGCCGAGTTCTCGCGTGCCCTCAAGCTGCTGGCCAAGGAGCTCGACGTGCCGGTGATCGCGTTGAGCCAGTTGAACCGTGGGTCCGAGCAGCGCACGGACAAGCGGCCGCAGGTGTCCGACCTGCGCGAGTCCGGCTCGATCGAGCAGGACGCGGACATGGTGATCCTGCTGCACCGCGAGGACGTGTACGACAAGGAGAGCCCGCGCGCCGGTGAGGCCGACCTGATCGTGGCCAAGCATAGGAACGGGCCCACGAAGACCATTGTGGTGGGGTTCCAGGGGCATTACAGTCGCTTCAGCAACCTCGCACAGGATGGCGGGGGCGGGGGAGGGTTCTAG
- a CDS encoding GNAT family N-acetyltransferase — translation MTTDTATPEIPATMKAVVMRAPGDVVVEEVDTPRVQKPGDVVLKLAAACVCGSDLWPYRGHNEVDHRRMGHEYVGTIVEKGAEVATLQLGDFVIGSFMLSDNTCEICQAGYQSRCVNAGEYTGSQAQYMRVELADGSLVKVPGGEPSDPDRLADYLAASDVLGTGWYAAVAAQARALLDLAFTGLGVRRVEAEAFADNAPSLRVMAKVGLRHEGMFKEEPLHLTRGWIDGVTYAMLASEYRAQS, via the coding sequence ATGACCACCGACACCGCCACCCCCGAGATCCCCGCCACCATGAAGGCCGTCGTCATGCGGGCGCCGGGCGACGTCGTCGTTGAGGAGGTGGACACCCCGCGCGTGCAGAAGCCCGGTGACGTGGTCCTGAAGCTGGCCGCCGCGTGCGTGTGCGGCTCGGACCTGTGGCCCTACCGCGGCCACAACGAGGTGGACCACCGGCGGATGGGCCACGAGTACGTGGGCACGATCGTGGAGAAGGGCGCGGAGGTCGCCACCCTCCAGCTCGGCGACTTCGTGATCGGATCGTTCATGCTCTCGGACAACACGTGCGAGATCTGCCAGGCCGGCTACCAGTCCCGCTGCGTCAACGCCGGCGAGTACACGGGCAGCCAGGCGCAGTACATGCGCGTGGAGCTGGCCGACGGCTCCCTCGTGAAGGTCCCCGGGGGCGAGCCCTCCGACCCGGACCGTCTGGCCGACTACCTGGCCGCCTCGGACGTGCTCGGCACCGGCTGGTACGCCGCCGTGGCTGCGCAGGCCCGCGCCCTGCTAGACCTCGCCTTCACCGGCCTGGGCGTGCGCCGCGTGGAGGCGGAGGCCTTCGCGGACAACGCGCCCAGCCTGCGCGTCATGGCCAAGGTGGGGCTGCGCCACGAGGGCATGTTCAAGGAGGAGCCGCTGCATCTCACCCGCGGGTGGATCGACGGCGTCACCTACGCGATGCTCGCCTCCGAGTACCGCGCGCAGAGCTGA
- a CDS encoding IS481 family transposase, with translation MTHANAPLTPTGRLRMVQRHLNDGIPQAHVAAEFRVSRPTVATWVARYRAEGEAGLLDRPSRPRRSPAQLDPEVVAQIQTLRRREKWSARRIHHHLVSEGHRVCLRTVGRWLHRAGLSRLRDLTPAGEDLRQQPAQRITARGPGHMVHLDVKKIGKIPDGGGWRAHGRDSENARAAKRGPGRRVGYTYLHSAIDGFTRLAYTEALEDERTVTTIGFFCRARAFFAAHGITVDRVVTDNGNNYRAVDFTRKVVSLGGRHHRIRPYTPRHNGKVERYNRLMVDEVLYARPYSSETARREALAVWVNHYNYHRPHTSCGDAPPASLAPARVNNVMTSYN, from the coding sequence ATGACTCACGCTAATGCACCCCTGACTCCCACCGGCCGTCTCAGGATGGTCCAACGCCACCTGAACGACGGCATCCCCCAAGCGCACGTGGCCGCCGAGTTCCGCGTCAGCCGCCCCACGGTGGCCACCTGGGTAGCCCGCTACCGCGCCGAGGGCGAGGCCGGGCTGCTCGACCGGCCCAGCCGTCCGCGCCGTTCACCTGCCCAGCTCGACCCCGAGGTGGTGGCTCAGATCCAGACCCTGCGTCGCAGGGAGAAGTGGTCGGCCCGCCGGATCCATCACCACCTCGTCTCCGAGGGCCACCGGGTGTGTCTTCGTACCGTGGGACGGTGGCTGCACCGGGCCGGGCTCTCCCGGCTACGGGACCTGACCCCGGCCGGGGAAGACCTGCGCCAGCAGCCGGCCCAGAGGATCACCGCGCGGGGGCCGGGGCACATGGTGCACCTGGACGTGAAGAAGATCGGGAAGATCCCTGACGGGGGAGGCTGGCGTGCTCACGGACGGGACTCCGAGAACGCGCGAGCGGCCAAGCGCGGGCCTGGCCGACGGGTCGGGTACACGTACCTGCACTCGGCGATCGACGGGTTCACCCGCCTGGCCTACACCGAGGCGTTGGAGGATGAGCGGACGGTGACCACGATCGGGTTCTTCTGCCGGGCGCGGGCGTTCTTCGCCGCCCACGGCATCACCGTGGACCGGGTGGTCACGGACAACGGGAACAACTACCGGGCCGTGGACTTCACCCGGAAGGTGGTCTCGCTCGGGGGTCGGCACCACCGGATCCGGCCCTACACCCCGCGCCATAACGGGAAGGTCGAACGCTACAACCGGCTGATGGTCGATGAGGTCCTCTACGCCCGCCCGTACTCCTCAGAGACGGCCCGGCGTGAGGCCCTGGCGGTGTGGGTGAACCACTACAACTACCATCGGCCTCATACCTCCTGCGGGGACGCCCCGCCGGCCTCACTGGCCCCGGCGCGAGTCAACAACGTCATGACCTCTTACAACTAG
- a CDS encoding DUF262 domain-containing protein, producing MSTFQTPQYTIVELLNKAQCGELQLPDFQRPYRWDDERIRSLLVTILRGHPMGVIMTLKTGGHNVRFKPRPITGIGHEGLKEPELLLLDGQQRTTSMVQALTGDGVVDTEDARHHKLRRRYFVDVVKALGDVREQEDAVVSLPDSGIVTGNIGRDVVLDVTTEEKQHAAGLMPATVLFDSARCFAWMMGYQQGAPERMAVTQQFLSTVAQSVQTYKVPAIELDKDISKDAVATVFEKVNTGGLRLDVFELLTATFAGDGAYFKETGEDFRLAEDWARTEEVLHKYPVLKEVRSTDFLMAVSVLITLSKRRTALAAGKTGKQVPQTSARREDILSMSLDDYRTWAPQLRDALPRCTRSGRWWHEGA from the coding sequence GTGTCGACCTTCCAGACCCCCCAGTACACGATCGTCGAACTGCTGAACAAGGCTCAGTGCGGCGAGCTTCAGCTTCCCGACTTCCAGCGGCCTTATCGGTGGGACGACGAGCGCATCCGGTCCCTGCTGGTCACGATCCTCCGCGGGCACCCCATGGGCGTCATCATGACCCTCAAGACCGGAGGTCATAATGTCCGCTTCAAGCCGCGCCCCATCACCGGTATCGGCCACGAGGGCCTGAAGGAGCCCGAACTCCTTCTTCTGGACGGTCAGCAGCGCACCACCTCGATGGTGCAGGCCCTCACGGGGGATGGCGTGGTGGACACGGAAGACGCGCGCCATCACAAGCTGAGGCGCCGATACTTCGTGGACGTGGTCAAGGCACTGGGCGATGTCCGGGAACAGGAGGACGCCGTCGTGTCTCTGCCAGACTCGGGCATCGTCACGGGGAACATCGGCCGAGACGTCGTGCTGGATGTGACGACGGAGGAGAAGCAGCACGCGGCGGGACTCATGCCTGCCACGGTCCTCTTCGACAGTGCACGCTGCTTCGCGTGGATGATGGGCTACCAGCAGGGCGCCCCGGAGCGGATGGCCGTCACCCAGCAGTTCCTCTCGACCGTGGCCCAGTCCGTGCAGACGTACAAGGTGCCCGCCATCGAACTCGACAAGGACATCTCCAAGGACGCTGTCGCCACCGTCTTCGAGAAGGTGAACACGGGCGGTCTGCGCCTCGACGTCTTCGAGCTCCTCACGGCCACTTTCGCGGGCGACGGCGCCTACTTCAAGGAGACGGGCGAGGACTTCCGTCTGGCTGAGGACTGGGCGCGCACCGAGGAGGTGCTCCACAAGTACCCGGTGCTCAAAGAAGTGAGGAGCACAGACTTCCTCATGGCTGTCTCCGTGCTGATCACCCTGTCCAAGCGCCGCACAGCCCTGGCCGCCGGCAAGACGGGCAAGCAGGTGCCCCAGACCAGCGCCCGCCGTGAAGACATCCTCAGCATGAGTCTGGACGACTACCGGACCTGGGCTCCTCAGCTGCGGGATGCCTTGCCTAGGTGTACCCGGTCAGGACGTTGGTGGCACGAGGGAGCTTGA
- a CDS encoding NADH:flavin oxidoreductase/NADH oxidase family protein: MTDATPAPTPDSAPTTDPRAAGARLGAPLTLPSGAVLKNRIAKSAMSEALAGRDLAPTVAHERVYGRWARGGAGLLITGNVMVDAHALGEPGNVAVEDGRHAAALRRWAEAGTQGGAHLWMQLNHPGRQAPKSVMRTPAAPSAVPLGGSAGRFFGMPRALETQEVRGIVERFAVTAAHARAAGFTGVQIHGAHGYLVNQFLSPEANRRTDRYGGDLEGRMRFLVEIYAALREELGDGFPIGLKLNSSDFSEGGLTEEDSRRVAQRMGELGLDLLEVSGGSYTSPAMMGGNNDGGTYFERYARRLRDVTDVPVMLTGGFRSAATMAAALADGVTDVVGLARPFVIEPELAARAIAGQEIEVELPRVKTGLAAVDSTLGPALALPWYELQLARLGKGLEAQDRMSAVAPVVHMVRQHGPAALSPRRG, translated from the coding sequence ATGACCGACGCGACCCCTGCCCCCACTCCCGACTCCGCTCCCACGACTGATCCCCGCGCCGCCGGCGCCCGCCTCGGCGCCCCGCTGACCCTGCCGAGCGGGGCCGTGCTGAAGAACCGCATCGCCAAGTCCGCCATGAGCGAGGCGCTCGCGGGCAGGGACCTCGCCCCCACCGTGGCCCACGAGCGGGTCTACGGGCGCTGGGCGCGCGGCGGCGCGGGCCTGCTGATCACGGGCAACGTGATGGTGGACGCGCACGCCCTGGGCGAGCCGGGCAACGTGGCGGTGGAGGACGGCCGGCACGCGGCCGCACTGCGCCGCTGGGCCGAGGCCGGCACTCAGGGCGGCGCGCACCTCTGGATGCAGCTCAACCATCCCGGCCGGCAGGCGCCGAAGTCCGTGATGCGCACGCCCGCCGCCCCGAGCGCGGTGCCCCTCGGCGGCTCCGCGGGCCGCTTCTTCGGCATGCCCCGCGCCCTGGAGACGCAGGAGGTGCGCGGGATCGTGGAGCGGTTCGCCGTCACGGCCGCCCACGCCCGGGCCGCGGGCTTCACCGGCGTGCAGATCCACGGTGCGCACGGCTACCTCGTCAACCAGTTCCTCTCGCCCGAGGCCAACCGCCGCACGGACCGCTACGGCGGGGACCTCGAGGGGCGCATGCGCTTCCTCGTGGAGATCTACGCCGCGCTGCGCGAGGAGCTCGGGGACGGCTTCCCGATCGGCCTCAAGCTCAACTCCTCCGACTTCTCCGAGGGCGGCCTCACCGAGGAGGACTCGCGGCGGGTGGCCCAGCGCATGGGCGAGCTGGGCCTGGACCTCCTCGAGGTCTCCGGCGGCTCCTACACCAGCCCCGCCATGATGGGCGGGAACAACGACGGCGGCACGTACTTCGAGCGGTACGCCCGCCGCCTGCGGGACGTCACCGACGTCCCCGTCATGCTGACCGGCGGATTCCGCTCCGCGGCGACGATGGCGGCGGCGCTCGCGGACGGGGTGACCGACGTCGTGGGCCTGGCCCGGCCGTTCGTGATCGAGCCGGAGCTGGCTGCCCGGGCGATCGCGGGGCAGGAGATCGAGGTGGAGCTGCCGCGCGTGAAGACCGGCCTCGCCGCCGTGGACTCCACGCTCGGGCCGGCACTGGCCCTGCCCTGGTACGAGCTGCAGCTGGCCCGGCTGGGGAAGGGGCTCGAGGCGCAGGATCGGATGAGCGCCGTCGCGCCGGTGGTCCACATGGTGCGGCAGCACGGCCCGGCGGCGCTCAGCCCGCGGCGGGGGTGA
- a CDS encoding KAP family NTPase: protein MSTSFTVWSDDPISDSDSDKLDIEIFVDALVDHLRHASQANSSIVYSLVGPWGSGKSSILNLISNSLMESQGGGWSIARFTPWATSSTDGLLQEFFASIISAIPGSSDDARAARAKNKIAKLLEICSPGLKAIPVAGGAASEYAKFFSEQLTERHSWEREFSDASNSLADLNRRVLILVDDIDRLHSSELLELMRVIRLLGRFPGVSYLLAYDEEVLCRNVVAASGGQMSITDARRYLEKIIQYPFYIPPIQQSQIFDLLSDGLDAVVEQTGHSVVEDDGRRISSVARVISRSLGTIRSLNRVLEQVRIDLKPHEPGEVSVVDVFLLALLRHISPEVHDKLREFKSILVNSTAGTRQPVSFATTPGSNVSTVDNLVDLADPGVRADVRLLIGQIFPQAVGQISVEGSANLIRNAQYFDRYIYKKIPEGDVSDSSVRSWLRACEMGEKSAFRVGISGRDSTTQSVIFSKVQQFLQASDFGEAWGHWAFPMLLEALPAVSDQRRGFFTPRELFYQLADEALHNALENVWRSGMPPLCIEDLDPRDIVGMFNSILTTGEEMRPWGGMQKRCLDRLFFYAEENLKAGDSAERRSDIGYFLFLIAESPGVTEVAEYASRVRELIISETVSLDTLASRFVGTRTEMSSGESTLSSFNESGFRHWAPEEITWPEDYNGPIQSGDLSWENRKLFARREATRYPNGFLGFEAE, encoded by the coding sequence TTGTCTACTAGTTTCACTGTTTGGTCTGATGACCCTATTAGTGACAGCGATTCTGATAAGCTCGACATCGAAATCTTTGTCGATGCGCTAGTCGACCACCTCCGGCACGCCTCACAGGCCAATTCGAGCATTGTCTACTCGTTGGTGGGGCCATGGGGGTCGGGTAAGTCCTCTATTCTAAACCTTATCTCTAATTCTCTGATGGAATCTCAGGGCGGGGGGTGGAGCATTGCACGCTTTACCCCCTGGGCCACTAGTAGCACCGACGGACTTCTCCAAGAGTTTTTCGCATCCATTATTAGCGCAATTCCCGGCTCATCCGACGATGCGAGAGCAGCTCGGGCGAAGAATAAGATCGCAAAACTACTGGAAATATGCTCTCCTGGACTTAAAGCTATTCCAGTAGCGGGGGGTGCCGCATCCGAATATGCAAAATTCTTCTCGGAGCAACTCACGGAACGACATAGCTGGGAGCGAGAGTTTTCCGATGCATCAAATTCGCTCGCGGACCTCAACCGGCGCGTTCTTATTCTAGTTGACGACATTGACCGCTTGCACTCGAGCGAACTCCTGGAGCTGATGAGGGTCATTAGGCTGCTGGGTAGGTTCCCTGGAGTTTCATATCTTCTCGCTTACGATGAAGAGGTGCTTTGTCGCAATGTGGTGGCTGCGTCGGGAGGCCAAATGTCAATCACTGATGCGCGGCGATATCTCGAAAAGATTATTCAGTACCCGTTCTATATCCCTCCCATCCAGCAATCTCAAATATTTGATCTCTTGAGCGACGGTCTCGACGCAGTTGTGGAGCAGACGGGCCACAGTGTCGTGGAGGATGATGGGCGGAGGATCAGCTCTGTCGCGAGAGTCATATCTCGCAGTCTTGGGACTATTAGAAGTCTAAACCGGGTTCTAGAGCAAGTAAGGATTGACCTTAAGCCCCACGAGCCTGGGGAGGTGAGTGTGGTGGATGTCTTTCTCCTTGCCCTCCTCCGTCATATTTCTCCTGAGGTTCACGATAAGTTACGTGAATTCAAGAGCATTCTTGTTAATTCAACGGCGGGAACTCGGCAGCCCGTCTCATTTGCCACTACTCCCGGGTCGAATGTTTCTACGGTGGATAACCTGGTAGACCTCGCCGATCCGGGTGTCCGTGCGGATGTGCGACTGCTGATTGGGCAAATCTTCCCTCAAGCGGTTGGCCAGATTTCTGTGGAGGGCTCGGCTAATTTAATTAGAAATGCCCAGTACTTTGATAGATATATATATAAAAAGATTCCCGAGGGAGATGTTAGTGACTCCTCGGTTCGTTCGTGGCTTCGTGCATGTGAGATGGGAGAAAAGAGCGCATTTAGGGTAGGAATTTCGGGCAGAGACTCCACCACGCAGAGCGTTATTTTTAGTAAAGTCCAGCAATTCCTTCAAGCGTCCGATTTTGGTGAGGCTTGGGGACATTGGGCTTTCCCCATGCTGCTTGAGGCGCTTCCGGCTGTGTCGGATCAACGAAGGGGATTCTTCACCCCGCGCGAGTTATTTTATCAGCTAGCGGACGAGGCTCTGCACAATGCGCTAGAGAATGTTTGGCGATCGGGTATGCCGCCCCTCTGCATAGAAGACCTCGATCCCAGGGATATCGTTGGCATGTTCAATTCAATATTGACTACAGGTGAAGAGATGCGGCCATGGGGCGGGATGCAGAAACGGTGTCTGGACCGTCTATTCTTTTACGCCGAGGAGAATCTGAAGGCCGGCGACTCTGCCGAAAGGAGATCGGATATCGGATATTTTCTCTTCTTAATTGCCGAGAGCCCCGGCGTAACGGAAGTCGCAGAATATGCTTCTAGGGTCCGCGAGCTAATCATTAGCGAGACCGTCTCTCTCGATACGCTAGCCTCACGTTTTGTTGGCACCAGAACTGAGATGTCTTCGGGCGAGAGTACACTGAGTTCCTTCAATGAATCTGGCTTTCGACACTGGGCCCCGGAGGAAATTACCTGGCCCGAAGATTACAACGGGCCGATACAGTCGGGCGACCTTTCCTGGGAGAATAGGAAACTCTTCGCCCGGCGGGAAGCCACTCGGTATCCGAATGGTTTTTTGGGTTTTGAGGCGGAGTAA
- a CDS encoding IS481 family transposase, translated as MSHGSARLTVHGRRLIVQRHQAGWAQAHIAAAMGVSRKCVKTWIDRYACEGDAGLATRSSRPHTSPTRSSAATEQAVLAARAEHRYGQDRLAPLTGVPARTIGRILRRHHVPRLAACDPITGEVIRSSKTTTRRYERDRPGELVHVDVKKLGKIPEGGGWRARGRAATEAEKGRRPKIGYDYVHAMVDDHSRLAYAEVLADETGQTCAGFLQRAAAYFASRGITRIERVITDNAFAYRHSAAFRAAVAGLGARQKFIRPHCPWQNGKVERFNRTLAIEWAYRQVFTSSAHRQDALVPWLEYYNTERGHAALGGHPPMNRVPPTS; from the coding sequence ATGTCCCACGGTAGCGCCCGCCTGACCGTTCACGGTCGTCGACTCATCGTCCAACGCCACCAAGCCGGATGGGCTCAAGCCCACATCGCCGCCGCGATGGGGGTCTCACGAAAATGCGTGAAAACCTGGATCGACCGGTACGCGTGCGAGGGCGATGCAGGCCTGGCCACGCGTTCCTCCCGCCCCCACACCAGCCCCACGAGATCTTCTGCAGCCACGGAGCAGGCGGTGCTCGCCGCTCGCGCCGAGCACCGGTACGGGCAGGACCGTCTTGCCCCGCTCACCGGGGTTCCAGCACGCACGATCGGCAGGATCCTGCGTCGTCATCACGTGCCCCGCCTGGCCGCATGCGACCCGATCACCGGGGAGGTGATCCGTTCTTCGAAGACGACCACGCGCCGGTACGAACGAGACCGGCCCGGGGAACTGGTCCACGTGGACGTGAAGAAGCTGGGCAAGATCCCCGAGGGCGGGGGCTGGAGAGCACGAGGACGCGCGGCGACCGAGGCTGAGAAAGGCCGGCGCCCCAAGATCGGATACGACTACGTGCACGCGATGGTCGATGACCATTCCCGCTTGGCCTACGCCGAGGTCCTGGCCGACGAGACCGGGCAGACGTGCGCGGGATTCCTGCAGCGGGCCGCGGCGTACTTCGCCTCTCGGGGGATCACGAGGATCGAGCGTGTCATCACGGACAACGCGTTCGCGTATCGCCATAGTGCAGCGTTCCGGGCCGCGGTGGCCGGGCTCGGGGCCAGGCAGAAGTTCATCCGCCCGCACTGCCCGTGGCAGAACGGCAAGGTCGAGCGGTTCAACCGGACGCTGGCGATCGAGTGGGCCTACCGGCAGGTGTTCACCTCCAGTGCTCACCGACAGGACGCGCTTGTCCCGTGGTTGGAGTACTACAACACTGAGCGGGGTCACGCCGCGCTCGGAGGACACCCGCCCATGAACCGGGTGCCACCAACCTCATGA
- a CDS encoding ATP-binding protein encodes MNWSSDDLTATLEALRARRGDTTSVEVKRATGGVPSMPETLCAFANMPAGGTVVCGVDEAHGEFRVVGVPDVAVLEAGLVAQAREAVTPSPTLLPQVFRLDGKDVLVAHVVPLRLTDRPATVRGQAYLRQSDGDYVMHAHELRMLEVAKLHADERVDYDVKPVTGMSEEDLVPELVTDYVAAVRERDRRLRDRTHQEILRQTNVLTAAGEPTLAGLYALGDYPQGRYPGLTVTAAVQVRGGEGQARSRNLTDFTGPVPVLLDEVMAWVRQNLGTEHVYRPDGQLERRPELPLAAVRELLGNALVHRDLGPDTLGAGKAIQVRLTDRALFIQSPGGLRGVSLTQLESDEHAQAAVNQRLYQIAKKLTTPDGASVIEGEGGGIHEVFRSARQWGLDRPQLIDTGVQFKALLWRPRPEGARPSRREPAVEVATTSPAEVTPGAKAGTPSSAVPPSSAPTRHEGRVLGALAAGEAVGIRDLEEATMLTARQIRYALRQPLLDGLVEMTGGQGHKDTRYRLVSARGAGD; translated from the coding sequence GTGAACTGGTCCTCTGATGATCTGACGGCCACCCTCGAAGCCCTCCGCGCGCGCCGTGGCGACACCACCTCGGTCGAGGTCAAGCGGGCGACGGGCGGCGTCCCTTCCATGCCGGAGACGCTTTGCGCCTTCGCCAACATGCCCGCCGGTGGAACCGTCGTCTGCGGCGTCGACGAGGCGCACGGCGAGTTCCGCGTGGTGGGCGTGCCCGACGTCGCCGTGCTGGAGGCGGGGCTCGTGGCCCAGGCGCGCGAGGCCGTCACGCCCAGTCCGACCCTCCTGCCCCAGGTCTTCCGCCTGGACGGGAAGGACGTGCTCGTCGCCCACGTGGTGCCCCTGCGCCTCACGGACCGGCCCGCAACGGTGCGAGGGCAGGCCTATCTCCGCCAGTCCGACGGCGACTACGTGATGCACGCGCACGAGCTGCGCATGCTGGAGGTCGCCAAGCTTCACGCCGACGAGCGCGTGGACTACGACGTCAAGCCCGTCACCGGGATGAGCGAGGAGGACCTGGTCCCCGAGCTCGTGACCGACTACGTGGCGGCCGTGCGCGAGCGGGACCGCCGCCTCCGTGACCGCACGCACCAGGAGATCCTCCGCCAGACCAACGTCCTCACCGCCGCCGGGGAGCCCACCCTGGCCGGCCTCTACGCCCTCGGCGACTACCCGCAGGGCCGCTATCCGGGGCTCACCGTCACCGCCGCCGTCCAGGTGCGCGGGGGAGAGGGGCAGGCGCGCAGCCGCAACCTCACGGACTTCACCGGCCCCGTCCCCGTGCTGCTCGACGAGGTGATGGCCTGGGTGCGCCAGAACCTCGGGACCGAGCACGTGTACCGCCCCGACGGTCAGCTCGAGCGCCGCCCCGAGCTCCCGCTCGCCGCCGTCCGTGAACTCCTCGGCAACGCCCTCGTGCACCGCGACCTCGGCCCCGACACCCTCGGCGCGGGCAAGGCCATCCAGGTGCGGCTCACGGACCGGGCCCTGTTCATCCAGAGCCCGGGCGGCCTCCGCGGAGTGTCACTCACCCAGCTCGAAAGTGACGAACACGCCCAGGCCGCCGTCAATCAGCGGCTGTACCAGATCGCCAAGAAGCTCACGACGCCGGACGGCGCCTCCGTCATCGAGGGCGAGGGCGGCGGCATCCACGAGGTGTTCCGGTCCGCTCGGCAGTGGGGGCTGGACCGGCCTCAGCTCATCGACACGGGCGTCCAGTTCAAGGCTCTGCTCTGGCGGCCGCGGCCCGAGGGGGCTCGGCCGAGTCGGCGGGAGCCTGCCGTGGAGGTCGCGACGACGTCCCCCGCGGAGGTGACGCCCGGGGCGAAGGCCGGGACACCGTCGTCGGCCGTGCCGCCCAGCTCCGCGCCCACCCGCCACGAGGGGCGCGTCCTCGGTGCCCTGGCCGCGGGGGAGGCGGTGGGCATCCGCGACCTGGAGGAGGCCACCATGCTGACCGCGCGGCAGATCCGCTACGCGCTCCGCCAGCCGCTGCTCGACGGGCTGGTGGAGATGACCGGCGGTCAGGGCCACAAGGACACCCGGTACCGACTGGTGTCGGCCAGAGGGGCGGGAGACTGA
- a CDS encoding thioesterase family protein, translated as MSTAHDPAPFETELQLRWSDQDAYGHVNNGRLVTLAEEARVRALAEWAYPLTPGSGALVVRTLHLEYLRPVHYAPALTARVWVSRIGTTSFVLQHALIQDGAVAVTAEALMVHLTADMSATAPLSPTLREAFEAVHRPGVSAAQDL; from the coding sequence ATGAGCACAGCCCACGATCCCGCCCCCTTCGAGACGGAGCTGCAGCTGCGCTGGTCGGACCAGGACGCCTACGGCCACGTGAACAACGGACGGCTGGTCACGCTGGCGGAGGAGGCCCGGGTGCGCGCGCTGGCCGAGTGGGCCTACCCCCTCACGCCGGGCAGCGGCGCGCTCGTGGTCCGAACGCTCCACCTCGAGTACCTGCGCCCCGTGCACTACGCCCCCGCGCTGACGGCCCGGGTCTGGGTCTCGCGGATCGGCACCACCTCGTTCGTGCTGCAGCACGCGCTCATCCAGGACGGCGCCGTGGCCGTGACCGCCGAGGCCCTGATGGTGCATCTCACCGCGGACATGAGCGCCACCGCGCCGCTGTCCCCGACCCTGCGGGAGGCCTTCGAGGCGGTGCACCGCCCCGGGGTGAGCGCCGCGCAGGACCTCTGA